Proteins encoded within one genomic window of Chlorobaculum sp. MV4-Y:
- the rplM gene encoding 50S ribosomal protein L13 yields MSKTLSFKTYSAKPGEVERTWHIIDAENQVLGRMAAQIANVLRGKHKPQFTPHIDTGDFVVVTNAAKVALSGKKHDDKTYFSHSHYPGGVRIDSVKDLLQKKPEKVIEHAVWGMLPHNNLGRQLFKKLKVYAGPEHPHAAQMPVEMKVNQ; encoded by the coding sequence ATGAGCAAAACGTTAAGTTTTAAAACATACTCAGCCAAACCGGGCGAGGTGGAAAGGACATGGCACATTATTGATGCGGAGAATCAGGTGCTCGGTAGAATGGCTGCCCAGATCGCGAATGTTCTGAGGGGAAAGCACAAGCCGCAGTTTACTCCTCACATCGACACCGGCGATTTCGTGGTCGTGACCAACGCTGCCAAAGTTGCGCTGAGCGGTAAGAAACACGACGACAAAACCTACTTCTCGCACTCCCACTATCCGGGTGGCGTCAGGATCGACAGCGTGAAAGACCTTCTCCAGAAAAAGCCGGAAAAGGTGATCGAACACGCCGTTTGGGGTATGCTGCCGCACAACAACCTTGGCCGCCAGCTCTTCAAGAAGCTGAAAGTCTATGCAGGTCCGGAGCATCCGCACGCCGCACAGATGCCGGTGGAAATGAAAGTCAATCAATAA
- the der gene encoding ribosome biogenesis GTPase Der, whose product MKPLIALVGRPNVGKSTLFNRILRQKSAIVDPTPGVTRDRHISPGEWQGKQFLLMDTGGYAPENDTLSMAMLEQTLRAIEDADAVIFMVDARSGLTYLDLDIAKILQKTFKDKKIFFVANKVDNPQVALEAQSLVKSGFTEPYFISARDGAGVADMLEDVLDSLPCPEGEEIEEDDSIKLAVLGRPNVGKSSLVNALLGTERHIVSDVPGTTRDAIDSVLKRNGEEYVLIDTAGLRKRTKIDAGIEFYSSLRTARAIERCDVALVLLDARLGLESQDMKIIHMAIERKKGVLLLVNKWDLVEKDSKTSKAFTDNLQNQLGNIGYIPVIFTSALTKKNCYRAIDTAAEIALNRRQKISTSNLNRFLQETLTMRHPATKSGKELKIKYMTQIDSGHPVFAFFCNDPELLENNFRRFLEKRLRESFDFAGIPITMRFLRK is encoded by the coding sequence ATGAAACCACTGATCGCCCTGGTAGGCCGACCCAACGTCGGCAAATCGACCCTCTTCAACCGGATTCTCAGGCAGAAAAGCGCTATCGTCGATCCCACGCCGGGTGTGACCCGTGACCGCCACATCAGCCCCGGCGAGTGGCAGGGCAAGCAGTTTCTGCTCATGGACACCGGCGGTTACGCCCCCGAAAACGACACGCTCAGCATGGCGATGCTCGAACAGACCTTGCGCGCCATTGAGGATGCCGATGCGGTGATCTTCATGGTGGACGCCCGCTCCGGGTTGACCTATCTCGACCTCGACATCGCAAAAATTCTTCAGAAAACCTTCAAGGACAAGAAAATCTTTTTCGTGGCCAACAAGGTGGATAATCCACAGGTCGCGCTCGAAGCTCAGTCGCTGGTCAAAAGCGGCTTTACCGAACCCTATTTCATCTCGGCGCGCGACGGCGCCGGCGTGGCCGACATGCTCGAAGACGTTCTCGACTCGCTGCCATGCCCAGAGGGTGAGGAGATCGAAGAGGACGACTCGATCAAGCTCGCCGTGCTCGGACGGCCCAACGTCGGCAAATCGAGCCTGGTCAACGCCCTGCTCGGCACTGAACGGCACATCGTCTCGGACGTGCCCGGCACCACGCGCGACGCCATCGACTCGGTGCTGAAACGCAACGGCGAGGAGTATGTGCTGATCGACACGGCTGGCCTGCGCAAACGAACCAAGATCGATGCCGGCATCGAGTTCTACAGCTCGCTCCGCACGGCTCGCGCCATCGAACGCTGCGACGTAGCGTTGGTGCTGCTCGATGCCCGGCTCGGCCTCGAAAGCCAGGACATGAAGATCATCCACATGGCCATCGAGCGCAAAAAGGGCGTGCTACTCTTGGTCAACAAATGGGATCTGGTCGAGAAAGATTCCAAGACCAGTAAAGCATTCACCGACAACCTGCAAAACCAGCTCGGCAACATCGGGTACATCCCAGTGATCTTCACCTCGGCTCTGACGAAGAAAAACTGCTACCGGGCCATCGACACCGCCGCAGAAATCGCGCTGAACCGGCGGCAAAAGATCAGCACCAGCAACCTGAACCGTTTCCTGCAGGAGACGCTCACCATGCGCCACCCGGCAACCAAATCGGGCAAGGAGCTGAAGATCAAGTACATGACGCAGATCGACTCGGGCCATCCGGTTTTCGCCTTCTTCTGCAACGACCCGGAGCTGCTTGAAAACAACTTCCGCCGCTTCCTCGAAAAACGCCTGCGCGAGAGCTTTGACTTTGCAGGCATTCCGATAACAATGCGCTTCCTGCGGAAATGA
- a CDS encoding Mrp/NBP35 family ATP-binding protein, with product MSSIQKSQIEAALGTVMEPDLGRDLMTLGMVENIVVDEAGNVSFTVVLTTPACPMKEKIKNSCIDAIKQAVPQVGSIDVNMISKVTSSCSHHGGHGNHDAHGGGHGAPQKIDLPNVKNIIAVASGKGGVGKSTVSLNLAVSLAASGAKVGLIDADLYGPSIPTMVGLQNVKPEVQNQKLIPIEKFGVKMMSIGFLVDPETALIWRGPMASSAMRQLITDVDWQELDYLIFDLPPGTGDIQLTLVQNLAISGAVIVTTPQEVALADVAKAVTMFRKVGVPILGLVENMSWYELPDGTRDYIFGRQGGETFAKTNAMAFLGSIPISSSVREGGDSGIPAIIASPDAPTSQAASRVAGEIARQVSILNANCSMN from the coding sequence ATGTCTTCAATACAGAAATCACAGATCGAGGCCGCGCTTGGTACGGTCATGGAACCCGACCTCGGACGTGACCTCATGACCCTCGGCATGGTCGAGAACATCGTCGTCGACGAGGCAGGCAACGTTTCGTTCACCGTGGTGCTCACCACGCCCGCCTGCCCGATGAAGGAGAAAATCAAGAACTCCTGCATCGACGCCATCAAGCAGGCCGTGCCGCAGGTGGGTTCGATCGACGTCAACATGATTTCGAAGGTCACCTCCTCGTGCAGCCACCACGGTGGTCACGGAAATCACGACGCGCACGGAGGAGGCCACGGCGCTCCGCAGAAGATCGACCTGCCGAACGTCAAGAACATCATCGCCGTGGCATCCGGCAAAGGCGGCGTCGGAAAATCGACCGTCTCGCTCAACCTCGCCGTCAGCCTCGCCGCATCCGGCGCGAAGGTCGGCCTGATCGACGCCGATCTCTACGGCCCAAGCATCCCGACGATGGTCGGCCTCCAGAATGTCAAGCCCGAGGTGCAGAACCAGAAGCTCATACCCATCGAAAAGTTCGGCGTCAAGATGATGTCCATCGGCTTCCTCGTCGATCCGGAGACGGCCCTGATCTGGCGCGGCCCGATGGCTTCGAGCGCCATGCGTCAGCTCATCACCGACGTTGACTGGCAGGAGCTCGACTACCTGATCTTCGACCTGCCTCCCGGCACCGGCGACATCCAGCTCACCCTCGTGCAGAACCTCGCCATCAGCGGCGCGGTCATCGTTACCACCCCACAGGAGGTCGCTCTTGCCGACGTTGCCAAGGCGGTCACGATGTTCCGGAAGGTCGGTGTGCCCATTCTCGGCCTCGTCGAGAACATGAGCTGGTACGAGCTGCCCGACGGCACACGTGACTACATCTTCGGACGCCAGGGCGGTGAAACGTTCGCCAAAACCAACGCGATGGCCTTCCTCGGTTCGATCCCGATCAGCAGCTCGGTGCGCGAAGGCGGCGACAGCGGCATTCCGGCGATCATCGCCAGCCCGGACGCGCCGACCTCGCAGGCGGCAAGCCGCGTCGCCGGCGAGATTGCCCGGCAGGTCTCGATCCTGAACGCAAACTGTTCGATGAACTGA
- a CDS encoding NifU family protein produces MKDYLPKTDPLYDKVISALETVRPYLQVDGGDCQLVGITKNMVVDVKLLGACGSCPMSTLTLRAGVEQAIKKANPEIVRVESV; encoded by the coding sequence ATGAAGGATTATCTGCCAAAAACCGACCCGTTGTACGACAAAGTCATCAGCGCTCTTGAAACCGTCCGTCCATACCTTCAGGTTGATGGCGGCGACTGCCAGCTTGTTGGCATCACCAAAAATATGGTCGTCGATGTCAAGCTGCTCGGCGCCTGCGGCTCCTGCCCGATGAGCACCCTCACGCTCCGCGCCGGTGTCGAACAGGCCATCAAAAAAGCCAACCCCGAGATCGTCCGCGTCGAATCGGTCTGA
- a CDS encoding DNA translocase FtsK produces the protein MLAALFGIAAVFGFHAEDEPYIVTLPWYELFSSAAKAVAGTIHNPFGLFGARVSVFFVRVLLGYPSVLPLFGFLVLGWHLFRTKPLGPGLFFLVYTLLMALDLSAMFGLSMLPLADLMSGATGRMMASFLSTVIGYPGAWVLTAIIAAGLTFYMGRDLIMDTIAGVSGFFGKLLATVQAIRAERQRKRREKEEMQVRKKAERMAAVLEKEQRKRNKREQRARRAGDASKENAAPFDSSPKSPASVMDVEPALPLVNVAVSEPVVIPAEVDEVQTPEPAFTRPEEGPEMIIKPGVQEAEADLDERALKVRTHDHVKYRFPSIDLLRRPKDEDESYDERHLAETKNRLLEKLRIYKIDVIRIATTVGPRVALFELELAPEVKISRIKSLENDLAMAMASSSGGIRIIAPIPGKNAIGVEIPISKPRPVVMRSVLQVEKFKNNSMALPIVLGKSISNEVIVDDLASMPHLLIAGATGAGKSVAINVLLTSLLYSKKPDEVKFVLIDPKRVELKPYKLLKDHFLPKIPGMEDQIIVTDPQKAVSALRSVVREMEHRYEMLEQCGVRNIGEYNRKVKDKAMFYLVVVVDELADLMITAGREVEEPITRLAQMARAVGIHLIVATQRPSVDIITGIIKANFPSRIAFQVASKVDSRTILDVSGAEQLLGSGDMLFQSAKMSKPERIQCPYISLSEVDAITEFIGEQPPMRAECTLPEPPSTSGNGSSSGFDQGRDRRDSMFEEAARLVVMHQQASVSLLQRRLRLGFSRAGRVMDQLEQNGIVSAGDGSKPREVLVKSEDSLELLLRNLD, from the coding sequence ATGCTCGCCGCGCTTTTCGGCATTGCTGCGGTGTTCGGTTTTCATGCCGAGGACGAACCGTACATTGTGACGTTACCCTGGTACGAGCTGTTCTCCAGCGCGGCCAAGGCGGTTGCCGGAACGATTCACAACCCCTTTGGCCTGTTTGGCGCGAGGGTATCGGTCTTTTTTGTTCGCGTTTTGCTTGGCTATCCATCGGTGCTGCCTCTTTTTGGTTTCCTTGTGCTCGGATGGCATCTGTTTCGGACGAAACCTCTCGGGCCGGGGCTGTTTTTCCTTGTGTACACCCTCTTGATGGCGCTTGATCTGTCGGCCATGTTTGGTCTTTCGATGTTGCCTCTGGCCGATCTCATGTCCGGAGCGACCGGTCGAATGATGGCTTCGTTCCTCTCCACCGTCATCGGCTATCCCGGGGCGTGGGTGCTGACCGCCATTATCGCTGCGGGACTGACCTTCTATATGGGTCGCGATTTGATCATGGATACGATTGCCGGCGTGAGCGGCTTTTTCGGAAAGCTGCTGGCAACTGTACAGGCGATCAGGGCCGAACGCCAAAGAAAGCGCCGGGAAAAGGAGGAGATGCAGGTCAGGAAAAAGGCGGAGCGGATGGCGGCGGTCCTTGAAAAAGAGCAGAGAAAGAGGAACAAGAGAGAACAACGCGCAAGGAGAGCTGGCGACGCTTCAAAGGAAAATGCGGCTCCATTCGATAGCTCGCCAAAATCTCCGGCGTCTGTGATGGATGTGGAACCTGCGCTGCCACTGGTCAATGTGGCTGTGTCCGAGCCTGTCGTCATTCCGGCGGAAGTCGATGAGGTTCAAACTCCGGAACCTGCATTCACCAGGCCGGAAGAGGGGCCGGAAATGATCATCAAGCCGGGAGTTCAGGAGGCGGAGGCTGACCTGGACGAGCGGGCGCTCAAGGTCAGGACGCATGACCATGTCAAGTATCGCTTTCCCTCGATCGATCTGTTGCGGCGTCCGAAGGACGAGGACGAAAGCTACGACGAGCGCCACTTGGCCGAAACCAAGAATCGCCTGCTCGAAAAGCTCAGGATTTACAAAATCGATGTCATTCGCATTGCTACCACCGTAGGTCCGCGCGTGGCGCTGTTTGAGCTCGAACTTGCACCGGAGGTGAAGATCAGCCGGATCAAGTCACTCGAAAACGATCTCGCCATGGCGATGGCCTCCTCGTCCGGCGGTATAAGGATCATTGCACCCATTCCCGGCAAGAACGCCATCGGTGTCGAAATACCGATCAGCAAGCCGCGACCGGTGGTGATGCGCTCGGTGCTTCAGGTCGAAAAGTTCAAGAACAATTCGATGGCCCTGCCGATTGTGCTGGGCAAGAGCATCTCGAACGAAGTGATCGTCGATGACCTGGCCTCCATGCCGCATCTCCTGATCGCAGGTGCGACCGGTGCTGGCAAGTCGGTGGCGATCAACGTGCTGCTCACGAGTCTGCTTTATTCGAAGAAGCCGGACGAGGTCAAGTTCGTGCTGATCGATCCGAAGCGGGTCGAGCTCAAGCCGTACAAGCTTCTGAAAGATCATTTCCTGCCAAAAATTCCCGGCATGGAGGATCAGATCATTGTCACCGATCCCCAAAAAGCGGTGTCTGCGCTCAGGTCGGTGGTGCGTGAAATGGAGCACCGGTACGAGATGCTCGAGCAGTGCGGCGTGCGCAACATCGGTGAGTATAACCGGAAGGTGAAAGATAAGGCGATGTTCTACCTCGTCGTCGTGGTTGACGAGCTTGCCGACCTGATGATCACGGCAGGCCGGGAGGTCGAGGAGCCTATCACGAGGCTCGCGCAGATGGCCAGGGCGGTCGGCATTCACCTGATCGTGGCTACGCAGCGCCCGTCGGTTGATATCATCACCGGTATCATCAAGGCAAACTTTCCCTCGCGCATCGCTTTCCAGGTGGCCAGCAAGGTCGATTCCCGCACCATTCTTGACGTGTCTGGCGCGGAGCAATTGCTTGGCAGTGGCGACATGCTGTTCCAGTCAGCAAAGATGTCCAAACCGGAACGGATCCAGTGCCCCTATATTTCCCTCTCCGAAGTCGATGCGATAACCGAATTTATCGGCGAGCAGCCGCCAATGAGAGCTGAGTGCACACTGCCTGAGCCGCCATCGACCAGCGGCAACGGTTCCTCATCGGGGTTTGATCAGGGCAGGGACAGGCGCGACAGTATGTTCGAGGAGGCAGCCCGTCTGGTTGTCATGCACCAGCAGGCCAGCGTCTCCCTTCTGCAGCGCCGTCTGCGGCTCGGTTTCAGCCGCGCGGGAAGGGTGATGGATCAGCTCGAACAGAACGGTATCGTCAGTGCCGGCGACGGCAGCAAGCCACGAGAGGTGCTTGTCAAGAGCGAAGACTCGCTGGAGCTGCTGCTGCGAAATCTGGATTGA